From the Paraburkholderia sp. PREW-6R genome, one window contains:
- a CDS encoding YSC84-related protein, which yields MQRRNFMLKTTAALAFGGLALAGCTTNGSNHDTASTDASKRQSIDASVEGTMSRLFTTVPGSRELVSKARGVLVFPSVLQAGFIVGGQYGEGSLRVGGGTVGYYSTISGSFGLQAGAQSKAIIFLFMTQDALDKFRNADGWSVGGDASVALVKMGANGAIDSNTATAPVEVFVLTNAGLMGDLSLQGTKVSRLKI from the coding sequence ATGCAAAGACGAAACTTCATGTTGAAGACGACCGCTGCGCTCGCTTTCGGAGGCCTTGCACTCGCGGGTTGTACGACGAATGGCAGCAACCACGACACCGCCTCCACTGATGCTTCCAAACGCCAGTCGATCGACGCCAGCGTCGAAGGCACCATGTCGCGCCTCTTCACCACCGTGCCGGGTTCGCGCGAACTCGTCTCCAAAGCGCGCGGCGTGCTCGTATTTCCGTCGGTGCTGCAAGCCGGCTTTATCGTCGGTGGTCAGTACGGCGAGGGTTCGCTGCGCGTCGGTGGCGGCACCGTCGGCTATTACAGTACGATTTCCGGCTCGTTCGGTCTGCAGGCCGGCGCGCAGTCGAAGGCCATCATTTTCCTGTTCATGACGCAGGATGCGCTGGATAAATTCCGCAACGCGGACGGCTGGTCCGTCGGCGGCGATGCGTCCGTCGCGCTCGTCAAGATGGGTGCGAACGGCGCAATCGACTCGAACACCGCAACGGCGCCGGTCGAAGTGTTCGTGCTGACCAATGCAGGTTTGATGGGCGACCTGTCACTGCAGGGCACCAAGGTCTCGCGGCTGAAGATCTGA